In Sorghum bicolor cultivar BTx623 chromosome 10, Sorghum_bicolor_NCBIv3, whole genome shotgun sequence, one genomic interval encodes:
- the LOC8067711 gene encoding uncharacterized protein LOC8067711 isoform X1, whose amino-acid sequence MDAVVDLFSKLADVTFNAAWKEITRQLKFSEDLGSIKDNLSLIQSFLRDAERQSSKLQSVRHTLKKLKAAAYDLEDMLLLFESWTTTHKGEVLPLSAKATKELVACSERLKMPHKLKRMRETIEEIIDHQNKFNFIEDTRKNDEEVFRKRETFSDADEVPIGRIEEKERIISMLQADDSNFFIVFIYGFGGVGKTTLAQMVFNDDRTMQFFDFQVWVYVSLKFDIKTIGQSIISQLDKSSSSADITLQATRDRLKTIVKGQRFLIVLDDLWEEDPDELEKLRTLLRGAKAGSKIIATTRSVKVAKLMNGSLTIELGALPDNCCWELFRAKAFPHGKVDADKESIGREIVNKCSGMPLAANSLGRLCRRTDEWKAIRDSDIWAEDGDDVPFIDTKVLPSLKLSYQYMPYHLKPCFAYCAVFPKGSHIEKSSLIQQWIALGFVQLPAACQSFTVQQAGERYFEELREMSFLQDVAGMSPTPFARYNEPRGVQFQMHDLVHDLARLVAGDEVIAFDANRQQKPHGNTDNCRHMLLSNLCDSSLYYWSIPSTARALRFEKCSIAQTSLKSLMGAEFLRVLDLSTCTTIANLPDSINNFRLLKFLNISGMQTGLLPKSLSSLHGLLALNLSENTGLVDIPSYICEFVNLHYLDLHGCSNLRELPQEIHILKELLHLNLSGCGSLQSLPNEFGELRKLSFLDLSYCSQLQSLPSKFGGLQELSFLNLLHCYQLCELSDSFIYLANMIHLNMSFCHQLKLLPSGLFKYMKKLLGLNLSGCTSLEVLPEVCENDAGCPMLETLDLSNCTNLAALPNSCTSLCELRYLNLSGCSRINNFLNLIPHWKFDKLEYLNLSGFDAKTYPEAPGTSVANVESSEDLNRELELGMLQEDIITQRLHHLKYLSVGGFTLFSKQGIASLVDLLTLPNFNVQAQPADNHSNIMLLQQILDLTHHELNIKCLENVVSPEEAKKVELSRKQQLHFLSFEWSCFLSSLTPDGTGEEKAMAVLEHFRPYYNLQCLSLKGYNGTRFPNWVNKIDDTLPNLVKIVLSNIKWCDHIPTLGHLPNLQELEINDMPLLRHARIVPCKKLRRLTLVGLQDITVLIFYDYNSETQVNDVHETGVHEVVLCCDFDEEERETRDSLPISKQVKRKAAAAGLVAKVKGCLKAPRCGTSTETKRIHYIGAGNDAPAVTCKPVLTPAPSKERREQAAGPTLDYLKIESCHNLKLHPYIPMCKEYFVKNSFLNLDHIEEDAIGIQRYDMLPLNPTFKSKMWIEDCVERHDDSVKWIMKVVTNTNVEELFITRCYIIARPPIIEERPFGTLRKVKITDCTGPFPKILALFTSLQEIEVNSIRNSFWRDSLHKMTRLEKLTTPSPELLVSMLSGYHHIPYVNTKEVALFSVRPKRSWVYRNPLLIFDSYRQQLHWKEALEEEELEKLEEEGDKKEEEDPLRHWVHRKKEMEENETQGEEHPLQFTTGSATNCSNNFSLLYQYHDYKIEQITIQNLEHVERAEEVSGQGQLSQYRQLQSLSLMWSSSSLPQDSSIVNDFLILEKLQPHGTLKTLRIQGYRSRTLCSWVMDISISLPNLVKVELSDMILCEHIPLLGKLANLEELCISNIPCVTKVDAAIYGDKTPLFRKLREFTIKKMNGLEKWELLQYCVNLEQLSIRSCIDLTTLPDSIRSCLFLSKLEVLECWNFSALPEWIGELVSLRELCVHAAKLERLPQSIQDLSALEKLVLKKCNYRLRKRCTSGEDKDKIKHIGSVDITQSPFLLVRSNDMFMERICSPQLIEIHIVCSKYDKVSSLDVKKLHPYDSLEILSLKGYYGAYNPLWMSSLPNLVKLELTSVVLEHIHLDQLPNLVKLELSSVGFEHLRLDQLQSLQELHISRVQSIGSKVCIWCTEPLRKLRRITMSELTNQGLQISMERQGHSNENLFPGLQDLEIHCCSMLRFEPSIPRSGRYILSGRKGQPGQDMCPSFHRIMGPSIPASLYKMEIRYSRGFSSTSWNGLRHFDIRELIIDDCYDDIPLPESIRGWRSLRKLEILNCDEITALPEWLGEITSLRELKVETYFMTTLPACIQQLTGLQTLTLLNCGPVLEKRCKSGEDKNKLAHIPNVTIL is encoded by the exons ATGGACGCCGTGGTGGATTTGTTCAGCAAGCTCGCTGATGTCACCTTTAACGCCGCTTGGAAAGAGATTACTAGGCAGCTGAAATTCAGTGAAGATTTGGGGAGCATCAAGGACAATCTGTCCCTCATTCAATCATTCCTCAGGGACGCGGAGAGGCAGTCATCAAAGCTGCAGAGCGTCCGACACACGCTAAAGAAGCTCAAGGCTGCAGCTTATGACTTGGAGGATATGCTACTGCTCTTCGAGTCCTGGACCACCACCCACAAGGGTGAAGTCCTTCCACTTAGCGCCAAGGCTACAAAG GAATTAGTTGCATGCTCTGAAAGGTTGAAGATGCCTCATAAATTGAAAAGAATGAGGGAAACAATAGAGGAGATAATAGATCACCAGAACAAATTCAACTTCATAGAAGACACTAGAAAGAACGACGAAGAAGTGTTCAGGAAACGTGAGAcattttcagatgctgatgaagTCCCCATTGGGAGGattgaagaaaaagaaagaataatCAGTATGCTGCAAGCAGATGATTCAAACTTTTTCATCGTTTTTATTTATGGTTTTGGAGGAGTAGGTAAAACTACTCTTGCCCAGATGGTCTTCAATGATGATAGAACAATGCAATTCTTTGACTTCCAAGTGTGGGTCTATGTCTCTCTAAAATTCGATATCAAGACCATCGGTCAATCTATCATCTCCCAACTGGATAAATCAAGTAGCTCTGCAGATATCACCTTACAAGCTACACGGGACCGCTTGAAAACTATTGTTAAAGGGCAACGGTTTCTTATTGTTCTGGATGACCTATGGGAAGAAGATCCAGATGAGTTGGAAAAACTAAGGACACTGCTGCGGGGTGCTAAAGCAGGCAGCAAGATCATTGCAACCACACGCAGTGTAAAAGTTGCTAAGCTAATGAATGGAAGTTTGACAATAGAATTAGGTGCTTTGCCGGACAATTGCTGCTGGGAGTTGTTCAGAGCAAAGGCATTTCCACATGGAAAGGTGGATGCTGATAAGGAAAGTATAGGAAGAGAGATAGTAAATAAATGCAGCGGAATGCCACTAGCAGCAAATTCTCTGGGTCGCCTTTGCCGTAGAACTGATGAATGGAAAGCTATACGGGATAGTGATATCTGGGCAGAAGATGGAGATGATGTACCTTTCATAGACACCAAAGTACTACCATCACTGAAGCTTAGTTATCAATACATGCCTTATCATCTCAAACCCTGTTTTGCATATTGTGCTGTTTTTCCTAAAGGCTCCCACATAGAGAAGAGCAGCTTGATTCAGCAGTGGATTGCTCTTGGATTTGTTCAGCTCCCTGCTGCTTGTCAGTCGTTCACCGTTCAACAAGCTGGAGAAAGATACTTTGAGGAGCTTCGTGAGATGTCATTTCTTCAGGATGTAGCTGGAATGTCTCCAACT CCATTTGCAAGATATAACGAACCTCGAGGTGTACAATTCCAGATGCATGATTTGGTTCATGATCTAGCTAGATTAGTTGCAGGTGATGAAGTTATTGCCTTTGATGCTAATAGGCAACAAAAGCCTCATGGTAATACAGACAACTGCCGACACATGTTGCTCTCAAATTTATGTGACTCATCCCTATATTATTGGTCTATACCTAGCACAGCAAGGGCTCTTCGTTTTGAGAAGTGCAGCATTGCTCAGACTAGTTTGAAGTCTTTGATGGGAGCTGAATTCTTACGTGTACTGGATTTAAGTACATGTACTACTATTGCCAATCTACCTGATTCTATCAACAATTTTAGACTGTTGAAGTTCTTAAATATATCTGGAATGCAAACTGGCCTTTTGCCCAAGTCCCTAAGCTCCTTGCATGGTTTACTAGCATTGAATCTTTCTGAAAATACTGGCCTTGTTGATATTCCCAGTTACATTTGTGAATTTGTCAACCTACACTATTTGGATCTACATGGCTGCTCAAATCTTAGAGAGCTGCCACAAGAAATTCATATACTCAAAGAGCTGCTACACCTGAACCTATCAGGATGTGGTAGCCTACAATCTCTGCCTAATGAGTTTGGGGAGCTTCGAAAACTCTCATTCCTCGACCTTTCATATTGTTCTCAGCTTCAATCGCTTCCTTCAAAGTTTGGTGGGCTTCAGGAACTTTCGTTTCTCAACCTGTTGCATTGTTACCAACTTTGTGAGCTGTCTGATTCTTTCATTTACCTTGCAAATATGATACATCTGAATATGTCCTTCTGCCACCAGTTGAAACTATTGCCTAGTGGGTTATTCAAGTACATGAAGAAGCTTCTAGGTTTGAATTTGTCTGGCTGTACCTCTCTTGAAGTTCTTCCTGAAGTTTGTGAGAATGATGCTGGCTGCCCGATGTTGGAAACTTTGGACTTATCAAATTGTACTAATCTGGCTGCCCTTCCAAATTCCTGCACCAGTCTTTGTGAGCTCCGGTATTTAAATCTATCAGGTTGTTCTCGAATTAACAACTTTCTAAATTTGATTCCACACTGGAAATTCGATAAGTTGGAATACCTAAATCTCTCTGGGTTTGATGCAAAAACTTATCCTGAAGCTCCAGGAACCTCTGTGGCAAATGTAGAGAGTTCAGAAGATCTCAATAGAGAACTAGAGCTAGGCATGCTGCAAGAGGATATCATCACCCAACGTTTGCATCATCTTAAGTACCTATCAGTTGGAGGGTTCACACTCTTCTCAAAACAAGGCATTGCAAGCTTGGTAGACCTTCTAACCTTGCCCAACTTTAATGTACAGGCACAACCTGCAGACAACCACAGCAATATTATGCTTCTCCAGCAGATCCTGGATCTCACACATCATGAGCTAAACATCAAATGCCTTGAGAATGTGGTGTCGCCAGAGGAAGCAAAGAAAGTGGAACTGAGCAGGAAGCAACAGCTTCATTTCTTGAGTTTTGAATGGTCTTGTTTTTTGTCTTCTTTGACACCTGATGGGACTGGTGAGGAAAAGGCTATGGCAGTTTTGGAACATTTCAGGCCCTATTACAATTTACAGTGCCTCTCTTTAAAAGGCTACAACGGAACCAGATTTCCTAATTGGGTTAACAAGATAGATGACACACTCCCAAATCTGGTGAAAATTGTATTGTCCAATATCAAATGGTGTGACCATATTCCTACATTGGGACATTTACCAAATCTACAGGAACTGGAGATTAATGATATGCCTCTGCTTCGGCATGCACGAATTGTACCATGCAAGAAGTTAAGACGGCTGACATTGGTTGGACTGCAAGACATCACTGTACTTATATTTTATGATTACAACTCAGAAACACAAGTAAATGATGTGCACGAGACAGGAGTACATGAGGTGGTATTATGTTGTGACTTCGATGAGGAAGAGAGAGAAACAAGAGATTCTCTTCCCATAAGTAAGCAAGTCAAAAGAAAGGCAGCGGCAGCAGGCCTTGTAGCAAAGGTTAAGGGTTGTTTAAAAGCTCCACGCTGTGGCACGTCgacagaaacaaagagaatacaCTACATTGGTGCTGGAAATGACGCACCTGCTGTCACCTGCAAGCCAGTACTAACTCCAGCTCCCTCTAAAGAAAGAAGAGAACAGGCAGCAGGCCCTACACTTGATTATTTGAAGATAGAAAGCTGTCATAATCTAAAACTGCATCCATATATCCCTATGTGCAAGGAGTACTTCGTCAAGAATAGCTTTCTCAATCTGGATCATATCGAGGAAGATGCCATAGGTATCCAAAGATATGATATGTTGCCTTTGAATCCCACATTCAAATCAAAAATGTGGATAGAGGACTGTGTTGAAAGACATGATGATTCTGTAAAATGGATTATGAAAGTAGTTACAAACACCAACGTGGAGGAGCTTTTTATCACTAGATGCTACATCATTGCCAGACCGCCCATAATAGAGGAGCGGCCTTTTGGAACCCTTCGGAAAGTCAAGATAACAGATTGCACGGGGCCGTTTCCTAAAATATTGGCTCTATTCACATCACTACAGGAAATTGAAGTCAATTCCATCCGCAACTCCTTCTGGCGTGACTCACTGCATAAAATGACCAGATTGGAAAAATTgactacaccatctcctgaaCTTCTTGTTTCAATGTTGTCCGGTTATCATCATATTCCGTATGTCAATACGAAGGAG GTGGCTCTTTTTAGCGTAAGACCAAAGCGGAGTTGGGTGTACAGGAATCCACTTTTAATTTTTGACAGCTACAGGCAGCAGCTACATTGGAAAGAAGCACTGGAGGAGGAAGAATTAGAAAAACTAGAAGAAGAGGGAGACAAGAAAGAGGAGGAAGATCCCCTCAGGCACTGGGTTCACCGGAAAAAAGAGATGGAAGAGAATGAAACACAAGGGGAAGAGCACCCCCTACAGTTTACCACTGGCTCTGCCACTAATTGCTCCAATAACTTCTCCCTTCTATATCAATACCATGACTACAAAATTGAGCAGATAACTATCCAGAATCTTGAGCATGTGGAGAGAGCAGAGGAAGTAAGCGGGCAAGGCCAGTTGTCCCAATATCGGCAACTGCAGTCACTGAGTTTGATGTGGTCTAGCAGCAGTTTACCACAGGATTCAAGCATAGTTAATGACTTTCTGATTCTTGAAAAACTCCAGCCTCATGGGACCCTAAAAACACTTCGAATACAAGGCTATAGGAGTCGTACATTGTGCTCCTGGGTGATGGATATAAGTATTTCCCTTCCAAATCTTGTGAAAGTTGAGCTGTCTGACATGATATTGTGTGAGCATATCCCTTTATTAGGCAAATTAGCAAACCTGGAAGAGCTGTGCATCTCAAATATTCCTTGTGTCACCAAAGTTGATGCTGCTATATATGGAGACAAGACACCATTATTTAGGAAACTCAGAGAATTTACaatcaagaaaatgaatggcctTGAGAAGTGGGAACTTCTTCAGTACTGTGTTAATCTGGAGCAACTGAGTATTCGTTCCTGTATCGACCTTACTACCTTGCCAGATAGCATCCGAAGCTGCCTCTTCCTCAGCAAATTAGAGGTACTAGAATGTTGGAATTTTTCTGCTTTACCAGAATGGATTGGAGAACTCGTATCACTGCGTGAGCTGTGTGTACATGCTGCCAAACTCGAGCGATTGCCCCAATCCATTCAAGACCTCAGTGCTTTGGAGAAGCTGGTCCTTAAGAAGTGCAACTACAGACTCCGCAAACGTTGCACATCAGGAGAGGACAAAGATAAGATAAAACACATTGGAAGTGTAGATATAACTCAG AGCCCTTTTCTCTTGGTCCGTTCAAATGATATGTTTATGGAGAGGATTTGTAGTCCCCAGCTTATTGAAATACATATTGTGTGTTCTAAATACGATAAAGTATCCTCGCTTGATGTAAAAAAGCTTCACCCTTATGACTCGCTCGAAATACTTAGCTTAAAGGGATATTATGGTGCATATAACCCTCTTTGGATGTCATCACTCCCAAACCTTGTGAAATTAGAGCTCACTAGTGTGGTACTTGAACATATCCATCTGGATCAGTTACCAAACCTTGTGAAATTGGAGCTCTCCAGTGTGGGATTTGAACACCTCCGTCTGGATCAGTTACAGAGCCTCCAAGAGCTACACATTTCACGGGTACAGAGCATAGGGTCAAAAGTCTGCATCTGGTGCACAGAACCACTTAGAAAGCTCAGAAGAATTACAATGTCCGAATTAACCAACCAGGGGTTGCAAATATCCATGGAGCGGCAGGGTCATAGCAATGAGAATTTGTTTCCAGGCCTTCAAGATCTGGAGATACACTGTTGTTCTATGTTGAGGTTTGAACCATCAATCCCAAGGAGTGGCAGGTACATCTTATCAGGCAGGAAAGGACAACCAGGCCAAGACATGTGTCCGTCTTTTCATCGAATCATGGGGCCATCCATCCCTGCCTCATTATACAAAATGGAGATCAGGTATAGCAGAGGGTTTTCATCCACATCCTGGAACGGTCTACGACACTTTGACATCAGGGAATTGATTATAGACGACTGTTATGATGATATACCTTTGCCAGAGAGTATTCGGGGATGGAGATCCCTCCGGAAACTCGAGATATTGAACTGTGACGAAATTACGGCGCTGCCAGAGTGGCTGGGCGAGATCACCTCGCTCCGGGAGCTCAAGGTGGAGACTTACTTTATGACAACTTTACCTGCATGCATCCAACAGCTCACCGGATTGCAGACCTTGACCCTTTTAAACTGTGGACCAGTGCTTGAGAAGAGATGCAAATCTGGAGAGGATAAGAACAAGTTGGCACATATTCCAAATGTGACTATATTATAG